The Flavobacterium sp. 123 genome contains a region encoding:
- a CDS encoding transketolase, giving the protein MKPNTQQLNDLTIQVRRDILRMVHAVNSGHPGGSLGCTEFLVALYQNLMDRKEGFDMDGIGEDLFFLSNGHISPVFYSVLARSGYFPVSELATFRLINSRLQGHPTTHDGLPGVRMASGSLGQGLSVAIGAAQAKKLNGDNHTIYTLHGDGELQEGQNWEAIMYASAKKVDNLIATIDLNGKQIDGTTDEVLAMGSIRAKFEAFDWEVLEIKEGNNIEAIIAGLTEAKAKTGKGKPVCVLLHTEMGNGVDYMMYSHAWHGKAPNDAQLENALGQNYNTGGNSDY; this is encoded by the coding sequence ATGAAGCCTAACACACAACAATTAAACGATTTAACTATCCAAGTCAGAAGAGATATTCTTCGTATGGTTCATGCTGTCAATTCAGGTCATCCAGGTGGATCACTAGGTTGTACAGAATTTTTGGTAGCATTGTACCAAAATTTAATGGACCGCAAAGAAGGTTTTGATATGGACGGTATTGGAGAAGATCTTTTTTTCCTTTCAAACGGACATATTTCACCTGTATTTTACAGCGTATTAGCCAGAAGCGGTTATTTTCCAGTTTCGGAATTAGCAACTTTCCGTCTTATTAATTCAAGACTACAAGGACATCCTACAACTCATGATGGTTTACCAGGAGTTCGTATGGCATCTGGTTCACTTGGACAAGGATTATCTGTTGCAATTGGTGCAGCACAGGCTAAGAAATTAAATGGTGACAACCACACTATTTATACCCTACACGGAGATGGAGAATTACAAGAAGGTCAAAACTGGGAAGCTATCATGTATGCTTCTGCAAAAAAAGTAGACAACCTTATCGCTACAATTGACCTTAACGGAAAACAAATTGACGGAACAACTGACGAAGTTTTAGCAATGGGAAGTATTCGTGCTAAATTTGAAGCTTTTGATTGGGAAGTTCTTGAAATAAAAGAAGGAAATAATATCGAAGCTATTATTGCTGGTTTAACTGAAGCTAAAGCAAAAACGGGTAAAGGAAAACCAGTTTGCGTATTGTTGCATACAGAAATGGGTAATGGTGTTGATTATATGATGTACAGTCATGCTTGGCATGGTAAGGCTCCAAATGATGCACAACTTGAAAATGCTTTAGGACAAAATTATAATACTGGAGGTAATTCAGACTACTAA
- a CDS encoding ferritin-like domain-containing protein translates to MKLTIKKQEEVKGAMKAKSNGAEDLRDLFEVGLKDIYWAEKVLTKSLPKMVENASSPELVSVLKNHLAETEQHVSRLEKVFETTGIKLGQKKCEAMEGLLKESNDIMQKTQMGNVRDAGIIASEQKVKHYEIATYGTLHAFAKSLGENKAAQLLEMTLIEDKKTDATLTRIALSAINNKAVAASMRH, encoded by the coding sequence ATGAAACTCACAATTAAAAAACAAGAAGAAGTAAAAGGAGCTATGAAAGCTAAATCTAACGGCGCAGAAGATTTAAGAGATTTATTTGAAGTTGGATTGAAAGACATTTATTGGGCAGAAAAAGTATTGACTAAAAGTTTACCAAAAATGGTAGAAAATGCTTCTTCTCCAGAACTAGTTAGTGTATTAAAAAATCATTTGGCAGAAACAGAACAGCATGTTTCCCGATTAGAAAAAGTTTTTGAAACGACTGGAATTAAATTGGGACAAAAAAAATGCGAAGCAATGGAAGGATTACTAAAAGAGAGTAATGATATTATGCAAAAAACTCAAATGGGAAATGTACGTGACGCTGGAATCATTGCATCGGAACAAAAAGTAAAACATTATGAAATTGCCACCTATGGAACCTTACACGCATTTGCTAAGAGTCTTGGTGAAAATAAAGCTGCTCAATTATTAGAAATGACACTTATTGAAGATAAAAAAACGGATGCCACTTTAACCAGAATTGCTTTATCAGCAATTAATAACAAAGCAGTTGCGGCAAGTATGAGACATTAA
- a CDS encoding rhodanese-like domain-containing protein, translating into MINILKKIFGLGPNTNYADLVRNGALILDVRSKGEFAGGHVKGSINIPVEVLSQNLSKLKDKEKTIITCCASGMRSASAKNILKSHGYMHVYNGGGWSSLKNKLN; encoded by the coding sequence ATGATAAACATTTTAAAAAAAATATTCGGTTTAGGACCAAACACGAACTATGCTGATTTAGTTAGAAATGGCGCCCTGATTCTGGACGTTCGTTCCAAAGGAGAATTTGCAGGTGGACATGTAAAAGGCTCAATAAATATTCCTGTTGAAGTTCTAAGTCAAAATCTTTCGAAATTAAAAGATAAAGAAAAAACAATCATTACTTGTTGTGCCTCTGGAATGCGAAGTGCATCCGCTAAAAACATCTTAAAATCACATGGCTACATGCATGTTTATAATGGTGGTGGTTGGAGTAGCTTGAAAAATAAATTAAATTAA
- a CDS encoding rhodanese-like domain-containing protein → MKLENIIKEKECTIVDVRTHEEFMGGHVVDSINIPLSEIHERIEELKSLKSPLVLCCASGNRSGQAQHFLSQKGIDCYNGGSWLDVNYYQSK, encoded by the coding sequence ATGAAACTAGAAAACATTATCAAAGAAAAAGAATGCACCATTGTAGATGTTAGAACTCATGAAGAATTTATGGGCGGACATGTGGTGGATTCCATTAATATTCCGTTAAGTGAAATCCACGAAAGAATTGAAGAATTAAAAAGTCTAAAATCCCCATTAGTGCTTTGTTGTGCCTCTGGAAACAGAAGTGGGCAAGCGCAACATTTTCTTTCTCAAAAAGGAATTGACTGCTATAACGGTGGTTCTTGGTTAGACGTAAATTACTATCAATCTAAATAA
- a CDS encoding PAS domain S-box protein, translating to MNWKSENKLANLGFFIALSILILLSLFSYQSFQKNIENEKWVRHTYIVLQNSKELFSTIKDAETAHRGYIISGNANFLEPLANSTAKKDSLFNQITPFLSNNKKQLQRVEQLKKLTQEKYRFIYNNISLRQKKGVNEAMKEINSGEGKRIMDEIRVVFHQFDKEEQYLLEERGLKTENSTNTSKIILLIGTLTSLCIFLIIFYILKKQIKQRRKNEEQLFIQNEWFTQTLVSIGDGVITTDTNGIISMINKTACQIIGWKNEEITGKNIDFVFNILNERTGQKVTNPISIALREDKTVLLDENTILIKKDGTKIYVDDSGSPIHNKKGEIIGAVLIFRDITEKKKVELERDMFYNISIDMIGVAGNDGYFKRINPAFQKTLGYTDEEFLSRGFLDFVHSDDIKKTLAEMEKLAAGEPTLSFANRYKCKDGTYKWLEWNVIPVDENLYAMARDTTERHKAEQEIDAARKKFFQILESNPVAIVITEIKNRQIKYVNDAFCQMSGFQREMVLGKNASDLKTISTSEGEKITQKILKAGGREKNMESKFRRMNGEEIDVLFSVESLEIEGSMCFIGSFIDISQRKKAEQEIKRLNQNLEKKVEKRTEELQKQKEFTDDILNKIPTEIAVYDHNKNYLYVNPKGIESEEIRDWIIGKSDFDYCKLKGIDETIANKRKESFEKVKENESVEWIDELITEDGELKYMLRILHPLENSDKYILTGYDITDLKKAEQEKQQYINDLEQMMFMTSHKVRHPISQLIGISNLLEEELSKEEVTGIISYIKNSILSLETFTRELTMFIHESKNKNEKRNL from the coding sequence ATGAACTGGAAATCTGAAAACAAATTAGCCAATTTAGGATTCTTCATCGCTCTCAGTATACTTATTTTACTAAGTCTTTTTTCATATCAATCTTTTCAAAAAAACATTGAAAATGAAAAATGGGTTCGACATACTTACATAGTTTTACAAAACAGTAAGGAATTATTCTCTACAATCAAAGATGCTGAAACGGCACATCGAGGTTATATTATAAGTGGGAACGCTAACTTCCTAGAGCCTTTGGCAAATTCAACTGCTAAAAAAGACAGTCTATTTAATCAAATTACACCCTTCCTCTCTAACAATAAAAAACAGCTACAAAGAGTAGAACAACTTAAAAAGTTAACCCAAGAAAAATACCGTTTCATCTATAACAACATATCGTTACGTCAAAAAAAAGGCGTTAACGAAGCCATGAAAGAAATAAATAGTGGCGAAGGAAAAAGAATAATGGATGAAATTAGAGTTGTTTTTCATCAATTCGACAAAGAAGAACAATACTTGTTAGAAGAAAGAGGACTCAAAACAGAAAACTCTACAAATACCTCTAAAATAATTCTATTAATAGGAACTTTAACTAGTTTATGTATCTTCTTAATCATATTTTATATCCTAAAAAAACAAATCAAACAAAGAAGAAAAAACGAAGAACAACTGTTTATTCAAAATGAATGGTTTACTCAAACGCTCGTCAGTATTGGAGATGGAGTTATAACTACTGATACAAATGGCATTATCTCCATGATAAATAAAACTGCCTGTCAGATTATAGGTTGGAAAAATGAAGAAATTACAGGTAAGAATATTGATTTTGTTTTTAATATTTTAAATGAAAGAACAGGTCAAAAAGTAACAAACCCAATAAGTATAGCACTTCGAGAAGACAAAACCGTATTACTGGATGAAAACACTATTTTAATAAAAAAGGATGGGACAAAAATATATGTAGACGATAGCGGTTCTCCAATTCATAACAAAAAAGGAGAAATAATTGGAGCAGTACTGATTTTTAGAGACATTACTGAAAAGAAAAAAGTGGAACTCGAAAGAGATATGTTTTACAACATATCAATTGACATGATTGGTGTGGCTGGAAATGATGGTTATTTCAAAAGAATAAATCCTGCTTTTCAAAAAACGCTTGGATATACTGACGAAGAATTTCTTTCAAGAGGGTTTTTAGATTTTGTCCATAGCGATGATATCAAAAAAACGCTTGCTGAAATGGAAAAGTTAGCTGCTGGCGAACCTACTCTAAGTTTTGCAAACCGTTACAAATGCAAAGACGGAACCTATAAATGGTTAGAATGGAATGTCATCCCAGTTGACGAAAACTTATATGCCATGGCTCGTGACACTACCGAAAGACATAAAGCCGAACAAGAAATTGATGCCGCTCGAAAAAAATTCTTCCAGATTTTAGAATCGAATCCTGTTGCTATTGTGATTACAGAAATCAAAAACAGGCAAATTAAATATGTCAACGATGCTTTTTGTCAAATGTCAGGTTTTCAAAGAGAAATGGTGCTGGGTAAAAATGCTTCCGACTTAAAAACAATAAGCACCTCTGAAGGAGAAAAAATTACTCAAAAAATACTAAAAGCTGGTGGGCGTGAAAAAAATATGGAATCTAAATTCCGAAGAATGAATGGCGAAGAAATAGATGTTCTCTTTTCTGTGGAAAGTCTTGAAATAGAAGGCTCGATGTGTTTTATAGGTTCTTTTATTGATATTAGCCAAAGAAAAAAAGCAGAACAAGAAATAAAAAGACTTAACCAAAATCTTGAAAAAAAAGTAGAAAAAAGAACCGAAGAATTACAAAAACAGAAGGAATTCACAGATGATATCTTAAATAAAATTCCAACAGAAATAGCTGTTTACGATCACAACAAAAACTATTTATATGTAAACCCAAAAGGCATTGAAAGTGAAGAAATCAGAGATTGGATTATAGGGAAAAGCGATTTTGATTACTGTAAATTAAAAGGTATTGACGAAACAATTGCCAATAAAAGAAAGGAATCTTTTGAGAAAGTAAAAGAAAATGAATCTGTTGAATGGATCGATGAATTAATAACTGAAGATGGAGAACTAAAATATATGTTACGCATATTGCATCCTTTAGAAAACAGTGACAAATACATTTTGACAGGATATGACATTACTGATCTTAAAAAAGCAGAGCAAGAAAAACAACAATACATCAATGACCTTGAGCAAATGATGTTTATGACTTCACACAAAGTTCGGCATCCTATTAGCCAGTTAATTGGAATCTCAAACCTATTAGAAGAAGAACTTTCGAAAGAAGAAGTTACAGGAATTATTAGTTATATCAAAAACTCTATATTATCTCTTGAAACTTTTACTCGTGAATTAACAATGTTTATTCACGAATCAAAAAACAAAAACGAAAAAAGGAATCTGTAA
- a CDS encoding helix-turn-helix domain-containing protein, whose product MRDFKFICILSLFILVFYSCEFNHSEKTDISIEELLNNAEKEIKTNPNSALVFTNTVLKSSKKQKLNDEQLIRVYKLRQEAFSNLQNMDSVLSTGKQIRAFAGKIQDSLAIAQSLLLVKGDIDFTNQQEMAPYFQGAIATFKNNNMPFESAKLSATYGAILCHKGDFVNAQKFLLDSYEVLNKLDSIKPIINVCMNIGSAYSYTKSTEKSLEYYRKAYEAALKVKDSNSISSVLMNIGTFYADDIKDQDKALDYYFRALQYVSGKSGAYLKMKIDYNVAVASFAKGDLTSSERTFQSMLADCIKIQAYEGVAMASKGLGDLYIKKQQPDKALAYLTRAIHLADSLGMSFEALQMQPSLLKLYKNNKNFEAALLVSEQMKISTDSLLSLDKQKALHELEIKYETSKKEEENKHLLQVLGYKQKTIVILFILMFFAAGLVLLYRQRSLFLKERNKAYDVLMDKYRLAKAEKNTILEAKAPVLKENLDYSKKLKNKMQEYFVNQKPYLNPKLKLEDIVLELGVPKKEITQLLKQEYGFNFNTYVNSFRVEELKQLFSDPAYANFKIESVAEKAGFGSKQSFYNAFETFTGVKPNYYRSQIADKTMSKS is encoded by the coding sequence ATGAGAGATTTTAAATTCATTTGCATCCTATCCTTATTTATTCTTGTTTTTTATTCCTGTGAATTTAATCATTCTGAGAAAACGGACATTTCAATAGAAGAATTATTAAATAATGCAGAAAAAGAGATTAAAACGAATCCCAATTCGGCTCTTGTTTTTACTAATACGGTATTAAAATCTTCGAAAAAACAAAAGTTGAATGACGAACAACTGATACGTGTTTATAAGTTGCGTCAAGAGGCATTTTCTAATCTTCAGAATATGGATTCGGTTTTGTCAACGGGAAAGCAAATAAGAGCATTTGCAGGAAAAATTCAAGATTCATTAGCTATTGCTCAGTCACTTTTATTGGTTAAAGGCGATATTGATTTTACGAATCAACAAGAAATGGCTCCTTATTTTCAGGGTGCTATAGCTACTTTTAAAAATAATAATATGCCATTTGAATCGGCAAAATTGAGTGCTACTTATGGTGCTATATTGTGCCATAAAGGTGATTTTGTCAATGCGCAAAAGTTTTTATTGGATTCGTACGAGGTATTGAATAAACTAGATAGTATTAAGCCCATTATTAATGTTTGTATGAATATTGGGAGTGCATATTCATATACCAAGAGTACTGAAAAATCCTTAGAATATTATAGAAAAGCATATGAAGCTGCTTTGAAAGTGAAAGATTCTAATTCTATTTCCTCCGTATTGATGAATATTGGAACTTTTTATGCAGATGACATAAAAGACCAAGACAAAGCGTTGGATTATTACTTTAGAGCATTACAATATGTATCTGGAAAATCAGGTGCTTATTTGAAAATGAAAATCGATTATAATGTTGCTGTGGCTTCTTTTGCCAAAGGTGATTTAACATCATCGGAACGAACTTTTCAAAGTATGCTTGCGGATTGTATTAAAATCCAGGCTTATGAAGGTGTCGCTATGGCAAGTAAAGGTCTGGGTGATCTTTATATTAAAAAGCAGCAACCTGACAAAGCCTTGGCTTATTTGACTCGTGCAATTCATTTAGCGGATTCATTAGGGATGTCCTTTGAGGCCTTACAGATGCAGCCTTCGTTATTAAAATTATATAAAAACAACAAAAATTTTGAAGCGGCTTTACTGGTATCTGAACAGATGAAAATAAGTACAGATTCATTGCTTTCATTGGATAAACAAAAAGCCTTACATGAATTAGAAATCAAATATGAAACATCCAAAAAAGAAGAGGAAAACAAACATTTACTTCAAGTATTAGGATACAAGCAAAAAACGATTGTGATATTATTTATATTGATGTTTTTTGCAGCAGGATTAGTTCTTTTATATCGTCAACGTTCTTTATTTCTGAAAGAAAGAAATAAAGCCTATGATGTTTTGATGGACAAATATCGATTAGCTAAAGCAGAAAAAAATACAATTTTAGAAGCTAAAGCACCAGTTTTAAAAGAAAATTTAGACTATTCAAAAAAATTAAAAAACAAAATGCAAGAATATTTTGTAAACCAAAAACCATACTTGAATCCTAAATTAAAATTAGAAGATATTGTACTAGAATTAGGTGTGCCTAAAAAAGAAATCACTCAGTTATTGAAACAAGAATATGGTTTCAATTTCAATACCTATGTTAATAGTTTCAGGGTTGAGGAATTAAAACAATTATTTTCTGATCCAGCCTATGCTAATTTTAAAATAGAAAGTGTAGCCGAAAAAGCTGGATTTGGTTCTAAGCAAAGTTTTTATAATGCATTTGAAACGTTTACGGGAGTAAAACCTAATTATTACCGAAGTCAAATTGCCGATAAAACAATGTCTAAATCATAA